In Papaver somniferum cultivar HN1 chromosome 1, ASM357369v1, whole genome shotgun sequence, a genomic segment contains:
- the LOC113352259 gene encoding uncharacterized protein LOC113352259, which translates to MESWNSDILGSPGFIYMSKLKRLKKYLQLWNWNTFVDVTKKLKQVEEDVMKATLLSDRNPLDLHLLNKLVTLRGQQEVLLDQQKAIIQQKSRVKWLKEGAANTRFFRINLKVRQTQNSIVELEKQEGGITSNQEEITDILVKHFEDKFTFQEVSMATNIFNDIPEVVTEEENYMIEAIPNADEIREVVFDLNPDSAPGPDAFAVWLYREVKNAKRENQFRPIGLMNFSFKVITKIITKRLTEIIKKVVSPQQSAFIKGRNIQEKIALTSELVNDLEHKRRGGNMGLKLDITQAYDSLSWEFMFQVMQKLGFSSNVTRWLHTLLKSAKISVLLNGSLVGYFQVSRWLRQGDPLSPLLFVIAEDLLSRTLTRMVQDNQIQPMITRKNVHPSHIFFVDDIFISAMLISEIFPIYTMAVYKWPRTIIKECERIIRNFLWTGDPSSRKVITIKWDSVCSPIDEGGIGLRRLEILNKSLLMKLYWKILNGDDEMSIYFQAKYQDRNGDWIQYYRKSFVWPGMQWVANEVLNHSRWLVGKGESISVWKEKWIKDKSLLDLFPENSFMIQFPNMKVSDILLDGAWVIPTEMLVMFGISELPVVDNQEDKRVWIPIEKAGV; encoded by the exons ATGGAGTCTTGGAATTCAGATATTTTAGGAAGTCCTGGTTTTATATATATGAGTAAACTAAAAAGACTCAAAAAATATTTACAATTATGGAACTGGAATACTTTTGTTGATGTTACAAAAAAGCTTaaacaagttgaagaagatgttatgAAAGCAACTTTATTATCTGACAGAAATCCTTTGGATTTGCATCTGCTCAATAAACTTGTGACTTTAAGAGGGCAACAAGAGGTTTTACTTGATCAACAAAAAGCAATTATTCAACAAAAATCAAGGGTAAAATGGTTAAAAGAAGGAGCTGCTAATACAAGATTTTTCCGTATTAACCTAAAGGTAAGACAAACTCAAAATTCTATTGTGGAATTAGAAAAACAAGAAGGTGGCATTACTTCTAACCAAGAGGAGATAACAGACATTTTAGTCAAGCATTTTGAAGACAAATTTACATTTCAGGAAGTTTCTATGGCAACTAATATTTTTAATGATATTCCTGAGGTAGTGACTGAAGAAGAAAATTATATGATTGAAGCTATTCCAAATGCAGATGAAATAAGAGAAGTTGTTTTTGATTTAAACCCAGAtagtgctcctggtccagatgcCTTTGCTGTATGGTTATATAGGGAA GTTAAAAATGctaaaagagaaaatcaatttaGGCCAATTGGATTGATGAATTTCAGCTTTAAGGTTatcacaaaaattattacaaaaagGTTAACTGAAATCATTAAAAAAGTGGTATCTCCTCAACAGAGTGCCTTCATTAAAGggagaaatattcaagaaaagaTTGCTTTAACTTCTGAATTAGTAAATGATTTGGAACACAAGAGAAGAGGTGGCAACATGGGATTGAAGCTAGACATCACTCAGGCATATGACTCTCTGAGTTGGGAATTCATGTTCCAAGTAATGCAAAAGCTTGGATTCTCAAGTAATGTTACTAGATGGCTACATACTCTTCTAAAATCAGCTAAGATATCTGTTTTATTAAATGGAAGCCTTGTGGGTTATTTCCAAGTTAGTAGATGGTTGAGACAAGGTGACCCATTGTCTCCACTCCTTTTTGTCATAGCTGAAGATCTCCTAAGCAGAACTCTTACAAGAATGGTGCAAGATAATCAAATTCAGCCAATGATTACAAGAAAGAATGTTCATCCTTCTCATATATTTTTTGTAGATGATATTTTTATATCTGCAATGCTGATAAGTGAAAT CTTTCCCATATATACAATGGCAGTATACAAGTGGCCTAGAACAATAATCAAGGAATGTGAAAGAATCATCAGAAATTTTCTATGGACTGGTGATCCTTCTTCAAGAAAAGTTATTACAATAAAATGGGATTCTGTTTGCTCTCCTATAGATGAAGGTGGTATAGGTCTGAGAAGATTGGAAATCCttaataaatctctcttaatgaAGTTGTATTGGAAAATTCTAAATGGAGATGATGAAATGTcaatatattttcaagctaaGTATCAAGACAGAAATGGTGACTGGATTCAGTATTATAGAAAATCCTTTGTATGGCCAGGTATGCAATGGGTAGCAAATGAAGTTCTAAATCATTCCAGATGGCTAGTGGGGAAGGGAGAAAGCATTTCAGTTTGGAAAGAAAAATGGATTAAAGATAAATCATTGTTAGATTTGTTCCCTGAGAATTCTTTTATGATCCAATTTCCAAATATGAAAGTCTCTGACATTTTACTAGATGGTGCATGGGTAATTCCAACTGAAATGTTGGTGATGTTTGGTATAAGTGAATTGCCAGTTGTTGATAATCAAGAAGATAAAAGAGTTTGGATccctattgaaaaagcgggggtctaa
- the LOC113352266 gene encoding uncharacterized protein LOC113352266 — protein MNSVDQQCVLCNSAHSEDIDHLLLHRPFSQAIWRYFFPQQHTSMMQFASLLSWVQTWQSHDSQINIHSTPHVIHIIVCIMHFIGIHRCRVIFSNLSPNHTSVIHQVSFYIAKHQLHAASSIPAFVRSVVNDAWKPPPLNVLKINIDASYSPLSLLAGIGIIIRNDAGQYVAGKSTVRRAIDIHQAEAWDLLEAMEMTTSNGWSNVVFETDNLNISSYVNNKSSLPPSQSKILLKKCVHICNRNVMWSCVFVYRGCNKVADALVKAARKHHLCGEWWFNPPALLFPYLENASMNASM, from the coding sequence ATGAATTCTGTTGATCAACAATGTGTGCTCTGCAACTCAGCTCACTCTGAAGATATTGATCACCTTTTACTTCATCGTCCCTTCTCTCAGGCCATTTGGAGATACTTTTTCCCACAACAACATACTTCAATGATGCAGTTTGCTTCTCTTCTCTCATGGGTTCAGACTTGGCAATCTCACGACTCTCAGATAAACATTCATAGTACCCCTCATGTCATACACATTATAGTTTGCATTATGCATTTTATCGGGATACACAGATGTAGAGTCATATTTTCTAACCTTTCTCCTAATCATACTTCTGTCATTCATCAGGTTAGTTTTTACATTGCAAAGCATCAATTACATGCTGCATCAAGTATTCCTGCTTTTGTTAGATCTGTTGTGAATGATGCTTGGAAGCCACCTCCGTTGAATGTTTTGAAAATCAACATTGATGCTTCTTACAGTCCTCTTTCTTTATTGGCTGGTATTGGTATAATAATTCGGAATGATGCGGGACAATATGTGGCTGGAAAATCAACAGTAAGAAGAGCTATTGATATTCATCAGGCAGAAGCTTGGGATTTATTGGAAGCAATGGAAATGACGACTTCTAATGGTTGGTCTAATGTTGTGTTTGAAACTGATAACCTGAATATCAGTTCTTATGTAAACAATAAGTCTTCTCTTCCTCCTTCGCAGAGTAAGATTTTACTGAAGAAATGTGTTCATATATGTAATAGAAATGTTATGTGGTCTTGTGTGTTTGTTTATAGGGGTTGTAATAAGGTTGCTGATGCGCTAGTTAAGGCTGCTAGGAAGCATcatctttgtggggaatggtgGTTTAATCCACCTGCTTTGTTATTTCCTTACTTAGAAAATGCTTCAATGAACGCTTCTATGTAA